The genomic stretch CATAGAACAAGCGGTAACCAAGCTGCAGGAGAGCGTTGAGCAGATCAATCTGCTCAATCGGCAAATCAGTGAGCTCGCCCAAGCAGCGCAAACGCAATCGGAGGCGACTCAATCCATTACCCAGTTGATGGCTGGTGTGCAGGAGTCGGTGTCTGGTGTAGCAGAAAACAGCGACGCCTCCAATCTTTGTGCCCTGCAGGCCAAAGAAAAAGTGAATGAATTAAATCGAGAGGTTTCACAGTTCAAAGTTTAATGACCTTTTGCCTAAGTTTTGTTGTTGAAAAAGCAAAAAATTGAACGACACTTAGCGTTAAATTCCAAAAATATTTAAACGATGAAGGACTTGCTCAATGCATGTCACGCTTTTGATACGTGTTTTATTGAAATTTGTCTTATTTGCTCAAGTTGTGCTTTGTTTTAACACCTTGGCTGCTGAGGAAGATTCAGTAAAAAAGAAGCTCAGAGTGGCGAATTCGACCTCTTGGAAGCCGTTTTCCTATGTGGCTGAAGATGGCTCCAAGCGCGGTATTTTGATCGATCTCTGGCAACGTTACGGCGAGAAAAACGGGGTGGAGATCGAGTTTGTCTTGGCGGATTGGAATGACTCTATTCTTGCGGTTCGGGAAGGAAGAGCCGATGTCCATGCCGGATTGTTGTGGTCAGATAAGCGCGATACCTTTTTCGATTTTGCCGATGCGATCATGACCATCAATACTCAGCTGTATCTCAGCCAAAGAATCATCACCTCTGATCTTAACGAGATGCTGACGGGCCAGAATGCGCAAGGGATTGGTGTAGTTGAGGGCGGTTATGAAGAATATTTTATGGTAAAAACCTATCCGGCGGCGAGGTTGGTCAAGTACACAAATAACCGTTTGATGATAGAAGCGGCTTTTCGCCACGACATCGACGCTTTTGTCGCCGATCTGCAAGTCGCGAATTTTTACTTGTACACTTCAGATCAATCCACTGCATTTGTGCCCGCACTGTATCTTTACTCTGGGGAGATTCGTCCCGCCGTCGCCGAAGGTAAACAGAATCTGCTCCAAGAGTTAGAGCGCGGTTTTGAGCGAGTGGGCGATCGCGAAATGGATAAAGTGATCGCCAGTTGGAGCACAATTCAAACCGTGTATCCCAAATTTTTGTTTCCCGCTGCATTGGCGCTGGTTGTTGTGTTGTCCTTTAGTTATATCTTACTTCTCAAGCGTACCGTGAAGTTAAGAACGCAAGAGCTGCAAACTGCGAATCAAAATTTGCTCGATATTTCTCGGCGTGATCATTTAACCCAAATTAGTAATCGACGCTTTTTTATTGAGCAACTAGAAACGTTATCGACAAAGGACACTTCGGTTGCGGTGTTGATGTTTGACATCGATGACTTCAAGAAAATTAACGATGAGTTTGGCCATGCCACAGGCGATGTGGTGATTCAGCGTGTCGCAAGATGTGTCGAGCATGAGCTACCGGATAATGCGCTATACGCCAGAATCGGTGGTGAAGAGTTTGCCATCGTA from Vibrio navarrensis encodes the following:
- a CDS encoding sensor domain-containing diguanylate cyclase, whose protein sequence is MANSTSWKPFSYVAEDGSKRGILIDLWQRYGEKNGVEIEFVLADWNDSILAVREGRADVHAGLLWSDKRDTFFDFADAIMTINTQLYLSQRIITSDLNEMLTGQNAQGIGVVEGGYEEYFMVKTYPAARLVKYTNNRLMIEAAFRHDIDAFVADLQVANFYLYTSDQSTAFVPALYLYSGEIRPAVAEGKQNLLQELERGFERVGDREMDKVIASWSTIQTVYPKFLFPAALALVVVLSFSYILLLKRTVKLRTQELQTANQNLLDISRRDHLTQISNRRFFIEQLETLSTKDTSVAVLMFDIDDFKKINDEFGHATGDVVIQRVARCVEHELPDNALYARIGGEEFAIVLCGLPFANVEQLTKRLCVAVSDITFIQMPDKVTISLGCAYYPYVRQRMDLNTADNLMYQAKRQGKNCAAVAQIEL